One window of Chloroflexus aggregans DSM 9485 genomic DNA carries:
- a CDS encoding PepSY domain-containing protein, which yields MKRWIRIFAPMVALALVVVAAIAALGNTNVQARRADPVSAVVVAQAQPQAPTVTVEPDEGSETPDAQEGPETPDAQEGPETPDAQEGPETPDAQEGPETPDADESAEAAALASKVAISEQQAVATALAANPGATMVKVSLDDENGVIVYSVELDNGTDVKVDAITGQITSVDQAGAEEEGNDVEHVDETPTVSVQP from the coding sequence ATGAAACGATGGATACGTATCTTCGCTCCGATGGTAGCGCTGGCGTTAGTGGTGGTGGCTGCGATTGCCGCGTTGGGCAATACCAATGTGCAAGCGCGACGTGCCGATCCGGTATCGGCTGTAGTCGTAGCTCAGGCACAGCCGCAAGCGCCGACAGTGACCGTTGAGCCGGATGAGGGTAGCGAGACGCCCGACGCCCAGGAAGGGCCGGAGACGCCCGACGCCCAGGAAGGGCCGGAGACGCCCGACGCCCAGGAAGGGCCGGAGACGCCCGACGCCCAGGAAGGGCCGGAGACGCCCGACGCTGATGAATCGGCTGAAGCGGCTGCCTTAGCAAGCAAAGTCGCGATTAGCGAGCAACAGGCGGTTGCCACAGCATTGGCTGCTAATCCCGGCGCGACGATGGTCAAGGTCTCGTTGGACGATGAAAACGGGGTGATCGTCTACAGTGTCGAGTTGGACAACGGCACCGATGTGAAAGTTGATGCGATTACCGGACAGATCACCTCTGTTGATCAGGCGGGTGCAGAGGAAGAAGGGAACGATGTCGAGCATGTTGATGAAACGCCCACCGTTTCCGTTCAGCCATAA